A genomic stretch from Numida meleagris isolate 19003 breed g44 Domestic line chromosome 2, NumMel1.0, whole genome shotgun sequence includes:
- the PSMG4 gene encoding proteasome assembly chaperone 4 isoform X1: protein MEAADGGPAWSGIGLHDFSGQLGEQRVYFHAMRLRDSLFLWVGAAPALSSLAVAMCSPRDSVPVSTSLLGDPSDTASACLAQRLVAVVLALNTGFPSIFWTLGGFHKGFSVQPRQRCKGKKPSLTSGAVGKSARLLEMRCVHTLNVLVRKIRAVNTTTTARHPVATALDLLLARLFFQRQTLLLFCSTKRAAKNELCEKNPKSQNTPQSQWCNDCL from the exons ATGGAGGCGGCGGACGGCGGGCCAGCGTGGAGTGGCATCGGCTTGCACGACTTCAGCGGGCAGCTGGGGGAGCAGCGGGTGTACTTCCACGCCATGCGGCTGCGGGACTCGCTCTTCCTCTGGGTGGGCGCCGCGCCcgccctgtccagcctggccgtGGCCATGTGCAGCCCCCGG GACAGCGTGCCCGTGTCCACCTCGCTGCTGGGGGACCCCTCCGACACCGCCTCCGCCTGCCTGGCCCAGCGCCTGG TCGCTGTTGTACTAGCGCTGAACACTGGATTTCCTTCCATCTTCTGGACGCTGGGAGGCTTTCACAAAGGGTTTTCTGTACAACCCCGGCAGCGATGTAAAGGGAAAAAGCCCAGCTTGACTTCTGGAGCAGTAGGTAAGTCTGCTAGGCTGCTAGAAATGCGTTGTGTGCATACATTGAACGTACTCGTTAGAAAAATCAGAGCAGTCAATACCACCACCACTGCTAGGCATCCTGTCGCTACAGCTCTAGACTTGCTTCTTGCTAGGCTGTTCTTTCAAAGGCAAACCCTCCTGCTATTTTGTTCAACAAAAAGGGCAGCTAAAAATGAACTATGcgaaaaaaaccccaaatcccaaaaCACACCACAGAGCCAATGGTGTAATGACTGTTTGTAG
- the PSMG4 gene encoding proteasome assembly chaperone 4 isoform X2 — translation MEAADGGPAWSGIGLHDFSGQLGEQRVYFHAMRLRDSLFLWVGAAPALSSLAVAMCSPRDSVPVSTSLLGDPSDTASACLAQRLAKKTKKQVFVSYNLQNTDSSFTLLIENRIKEEMMAFPEKF, via the exons ATGGAGGCGGCGGACGGCGGGCCAGCGTGGAGTGGCATCGGCTTGCACGACTTCAGCGGGCAGCTGGGGGAGCAGCGGGTGTACTTCCACGCCATGCGGCTGCGGGACTCGCTCTTCCTCTGGGTGGGCGCCGCGCCcgccctgtccagcctggccgtGGCCATGTGCAGCCCCCGG GACAGCGTGCCCGTGTCCACCTCGCTGCTGGGGGACCCCTCCGACACCGCCTCCGCCTGCCTGGCCCAGCGCCTGG cCAAGAAGACCAAAAAACAGGTATTTGTCAGCTACAATCTGCAAAACACAGACAGCAGTTTCACCTTGCTCATAGAAAACAGgatcaaagaagaaatgatggCTTTTCCTGAGAAGTTCTGA